CCAGGACTGATTGGACTTCACCTCCACTCTCCCAGAGCAGAGACCAGCTCCATCCACAAGCCGCACAGACTCTGGAGAAAAAGAGTTGGTTGAACATTCAATCAGTTTTGTTGATGACACTGTCRAGGACTAAACACAAATATGTTGGATAAAATATTGTAGTTTGCTATGTTTGATACTGTAAGAGGTAGAAATGGGTTCTTACTCACTCAGGATCGGGTTGGGAATAATGCAGGCAGGAGACAGGAATAAATTCACTTCACTTTATAGAAAATAAACAGCTGGACATCCATCAGGCAGCTTCACTTCAGTACCATCTGAACTACAATGATCTGCCCATGAACATCTCCCATAAACCAATATGACAAACACAAATATAATGTTTAAATACATCTgacatctctccctctatttaaattaaatataaaaaaatacatgataCATGCAAATATTGTATAATGTACAAATAAATCTCTCAATATGACCAGTGTCTTACCTGAACAGATCACATGACGATAATATNGGAAACCTCCAAACCCTCTAGTGGTGTGTTCTGGAACTCTCCCTCAGTGACGACTCAGACCCAGAACAGGAAACCTCCAAACCCTCTAGTGGTGTGTTCTGGAACTCTCCCTCAGTGACGACTCAGACCCAGAACAGGAAACCTCCAAACCCTCTAGTGGTGTTTCCAAGTAGTTCTGAAACAGTGGAGCCACAGCCCAGCTGTCTTCAGCTCCCACAGTCCTGGTCGTACCACTGCACAGCCCAGCTGTCTACACACTACTGCAGCGGCAGGCGTCCAGGTCAAGTCCCAGTCTTCAGCTCCCACAGTCCTGGTCGTACCACTGCACAGCCCAGCTGTCTACACACTACTGCAGCTGCCGGCGTCCAGGTCAAGTCCCAGTCTTCAGCTCCCACTGTCCTCCACTCTCCCTGGTCGTACCACTGCACTACAGCAGCATAGCGACTGCctcttcccaccagcctcatCAGACTCTGAGAAACGAAAAGAGACAGTAATCTTACTATTTTCTCACTAAAACACACCTATATTGCCTCTCATGTTCTTCACTCCAGGTGAGAAACAATATTGATTGAGTGACAAACTGTTTCTTACCTGAGCAGGTGAGTCCAACAGCATTATCAGGTAGGCAGgtgttgtgttttctgtctgaGGTGTCACAGTCCAGGAGAAGGGACTCTTTGCCTTTACACTGGAACTCTTTATCCCAGGTgtgaccctcacctcctccatagAGCCCCCCCTGTAGAGCTGCAGGAGCCCCACAGCCAAGCTCCCCACAGACTACCTCTGCATCCTGCGGGTCAAAGTCAGCTTCACACACTGAGGCCCAGGACTGATTGGACTTCACCTCCACTCTCCCAGAGCAGAGACCAGCTCCATCCACAAGACGCACAGACTCTGGAGAAAAAGAGTTGGTTGAACATTCAATCAGTTTTGTTGATGACACTGTCAAGGACTAAACACAAATATGTTGGATAAAAGATTGAAGTTTGCTATGTTTGATACTGTAAGAGGTAGAGATGTGTTCTTAGTCACTCAGGATCGGGTTGGGAATAATGCAGGCAGGAGACAGGAATAAGTTCACTTCACTTTATAGAAAATAAACAGCTGGACATCCATCAGGCAGCTTCACTTCAGTACCATCTGAACTACAATGATCTGCCCATGAACATCTCCCATAAACCAATATGACAAACACAAATATAATGTTTAAATACACCTgacatctctccctctatttaaATTAAATATTAGAAAATACATGATACAAGCAATATTGTATAATGTACAAATAAATCTCTCAATATGACCAGTGTCTTTCCTGAACAGATCACATGATGATAATATTCACCATTACAGAACCTACGTCCACTTCTTATGATGTCACACTCTGTAATAGAAGACTCATTTGCATAACAACCACCTAGTCTGActgctcttcttctctttccAAACAGAGGTCCTCTAGATTCAGCCACAACATTCCCACAGTCCAGCTGTCTACACACAATCTTAGCCTCTCTCATCACGCCCGACCACTCAGTACGTAGACCAAACCACTCAGTACGTAGACCCGACCACTCAGTACGTAGACCCGACCACTCAGTACGTAGACCTAACCACTCAGTACGTAGACCCGACCACTCAGTACGAGGACCCGACCACAGTCAGTACGTAGGACCCGACCAACTCAGTACGTAGACTACCACTGTACGGACCACCATCAGTATCGTAGACCCGACCACATTCCAGTACGTAGACCCAACCACTTTCCTCTGTAGAAGACTTCTGCTGTGCCCGAGCTGTCCCATTCACCAGTCTGACTGAGTGTTCAGCTGTAAACAGCAGAGAAGGGGAAACACAGCGGTGAGGACAGATTATGACAGTGTTTCTGTTATTATAACAGCAGTAATGCTTTATGGTTGAAATGTTAGTAGTTCCATGGAATGGACTTATTCTTATTGTTGTTTGATTGGACTGGTGGTGTGTATGGACCCGGGAATCTCTCATGTGGTATAAGACTAAAATAGAACTGCTATATATTAGAAATGCATACTCTACCACCTGGTGGGCTTTGAGCTGGAGatctgaggagacagacagagaagaggagaagagacagagagagagagagagagagagagagagagagagagagagagagagagagaggagagagagacccagacgacagacagacagacagaagacagacagacagagcagacagacagaagacggaCAGACGAcagaagacgacagacagacagagagagagagagaggagagagagagagagagagagagaagagacagagaacagagagagagagagagagagaagagagaagagagagagagagagagagagagagagagagagagagagagagagagagaagagagagagagagaaagagagacatagagagaaagaggagagaagaatctAACATATTCAAAATAGAATAATACAATGACAACATGGTTTGATgagaatgcaaaaaaaaaaaaaaaattttgagaacctgtccaaccaaaaacacagagacccagaaactgagccttcactatggtgaatcactaaaacaacacGAAAATCAAAACGGAAAAAGgaagaacagcacgtcagaaacgAGCTCAATGtaatgaagaatccatagaatatagggtaggccgtcattgtaaatacgattaactgacttgcctagttgaataaaggttacatttaaaataaataaaaagattctaaccacttctgggaaaattggaaccaCTAAACAAACAGCAACACAAGCGtaatctatccaaaacagagatgtatggataacCCACTTATCAATTTttgttggctctataacaaagaacaaacagcaaaaaacatatacatgataaaatacacattttagaaTCAGCTActaaaagactaccagaacccactggattatctaattaaaatgaacggactacagaacaaaatacaaaccctccaacccaaaaaggcatgtggtgttgatggtatcgtcaattaaattataaaatatacacacAAGAAATTCTACGCTTATATTAAACTCTTTTAACACCATCCTTAGCttcccccaatatttggaaccaaaggactgatcacccaatccacaaaagtggaaacaaatttgacccaaataactaccgtgggatatgcgtcaacagcaaccttgggaaaccCTCTGTATTATCATTaccctcagtgaaaacaatgtactgagcaaatgtcaaattggcgtTTAACCAAATTAACATGTACGACAGACcaacgtattcaccctgcacaccctaatgacaaacaaacaaataaaaaacaaaggcaaagtcttctcatggtttgttgatttcaaaaaagagccttccacttacaaaagttccaaaaagaATAAAGACTATTAAAATGTctaattatgtctatatacagtgttgtaatgatgtgcaaatagtaaaGTGctaaaggggaga
Above is a window of Salvelinus sp. IW2-2015 unplaced genomic scaffold, ASM291031v2 Un_scaffold5449, whole genome shotgun sequence DNA encoding:
- the LOC112078251 gene encoding scavenger receptor cysteine-rich type 1 protein M130-like encodes the protein MGDVHGQIIVVQMSLTVSSTKLIECSTNSFSPESVRLVDGAGLCSGRVEVKSNQSWASVCEADFDPQDAEVVCGELGCGAPAALQGGLYGGGEGHTWDKEFQCKGKESLLLDCDTSDRKHNTCLPDNAVGLTCSESDEAGGKRQSLCCCSAVSXTVSSTKLIECSTNSFSPESVRLVDGAGLCSGRVEVKSNQSWASVCEAYFDRQDAEVVCGELGCGAPAALQGGLYGGGEGQTWDKEFQCKGNESLLLDCDTSDRENNTCLPGNXVGLTCSGKKQFVTQSXLFLTWSDEYERQYRRQNRVSSTDLYGNAMETVSLSSRAEAGPGEERAAQGTE